One Bacteroidales bacterium genomic region harbors:
- a CDS encoding S8 family serine peptidase — MPTFWNKLDTELQIIYVNYLEIKKKGKDQVERIHPSIEDTFRLSVMLEFYDNLGEIEEKGFVTTKKINENKVWGRLHLKNLEEIALLDNVKSIKFGEQGKLQLDTSVEYVRASGSGNIWQVDTSNGQFTGTTGEGIILGIIDTGIDFNHPVFFSTDSPKTTRISRIWDQGLTPDDPSQSPEDTYLDGNDRYGVIYTDDQINAVLRGNEAASNIKHKDCGGHGTHVASIAAGDGRAAKPSEAESTYKYIGVAPKAEIVVVKILDLFQRPMAPPDPGETEGTAIGYNQQFRDAITYILEVAERDLGNKPVVINYSIGNPHGPHDGLTEQEEFLRSTFGGNSERRLFVTSAGNDAGDEIYGIATIPDSGSMDITFELYDNRTVRTSYDRGQISDNTSYLDIDMWYRDPGAAGSVTVALKLPGRSDFESDLSSGGGPQAGAIGNRNQFEYNFTHKSETAMRPATDADPATEVTRHNIHLELPPHNGYFETGNYIVRLSGPADTEIHIWCDISAYKGSPYGIKFVSADPPAALDKKTGADQIHLISAPSGASHILTVAALNDDSSITSYSQGEIVSFSSRGPLMDYSNLGPYKDKPDIAAPGYTIMAARSNFSAPPGKSPCCQESAPPGYTAKSGTSMASPHVAGIAALLLEKNNDLTTSQLIDLIKNNVATTDQPLDQNEYGSGIVDAKSAYDAVP; from the coding sequence ATGCCTACCTTTTGGAATAAATTAGACACAGAATTACAGATAATCTATGTCAATTATCTTGAAATAAAAAAGAAGGGAAAAGATCAGGTTGAAAGAATTCATCCTTCAATAGAAGATACCTTCAGATTGTCCGTTATGCTTGAGTTCTATGATAACCTTGGAGAAATAGAAGAGAAAGGATTCGTAACCACCAAAAAAATAAATGAAAATAAAGTTTGGGGGAGATTACATCTTAAAAACCTGGAAGAAATTGCTTTACTGGACAATGTCAAATCAATTAAATTCGGGGAGCAGGGAAAGTTACAACTCGATACCAGTGTGGAATACGTTAGAGCAAGTGGTTCGGGAAATATCTGGCAGGTAGACACCTCGAACGGTCAATTTACCGGAACTACCGGTGAAGGGATTATTTTGGGAATTATTGATACCGGTATTGACTTTAATCATCCTGTATTTTTTAGCACCGATTCCCCAAAAACTACCCGTATTTCCAGAATATGGGATCAAGGTTTAACCCCGGATGATCCTTCCCAAAGTCCGGAAGATACTTATCTTGACGGCAACGACAGATATGGGGTAATATATACCGATGATCAGATTAACGCTGTACTCCGGGGAAATGAAGCTGCATCAAATATAAAGCATAAAGATTGTGGGGGTCATGGCACCCATGTGGCCTCAATTGCGGCAGGAGATGGAAGAGCAGCAAAGCCGTCAGAAGCTGAATCTACCTATAAATATATAGGAGTAGCTCCCAAAGCTGAGATTGTTGTAGTAAAAATTCTTGATCTTTTCCAAAGACCTATGGCTCCTCCGGATCCGGGAGAAACAGAAGGAACAGCTATCGGGTACAATCAACAATTTCGGGATGCCATTACCTACATTCTGGAAGTGGCCGAAAGAGATTTGGGTAATAAGCCTGTGGTGATTAACTACAGTATAGGTAATCCACATGGGCCTCATGATGGACTTACCGAACAGGAAGAATTTTTGAGAAGTACATTTGGCGGAAATTCCGAAAGAAGACTCTTTGTTACTTCGGCAGGAAATGATGCAGGAGATGAGATATATGGCATTGCAACCATTCCGGATTCAGGATCCATGGACATTACATTTGAATTGTATGACAATAGAACGGTAAGGACCAGCTATGACAGAGGACAAATCTCGGACAATACATCTTATTTGGATATAGACATGTGGTACCGGGATCCCGGCGCTGCCGGTTCTGTGACCGTTGCATTAAAACTGCCCGGAAGATCTGATTTTGAAAGTGACCTTTCATCGGGTGGAGGTCCACAGGCAGGCGCTATAGGAAACCGCAACCAATTTGAATATAATTTTACCCACAAATCTGAAACTGCCATGAGACCGGCTACTGATGCTGATCCGGCAACGGAGGTGACCAGACACAACATTCATCTTGAACTTCCGCCACACAATGGATATTTTGAAACCGGTAACTATATTGTCAGGCTATCGGGTCCCGCGGATACAGAGATTCACATATGGTGCGATATCAGCGCTTATAAAGGAAGCCCGTATGGTATCAAATTTGTTTCTGCAGATCCCCCGGCAGCTCTGGATAAAAAAACGGGGGCTGATCAGATTCATCTTATTAGCGCTCCTTCAGGAGCAAGTCATATTTTAACAGTGGCAGCTTTAAATGATGATAGTTCCATAACATCATACAGCCAGGGGGAAATTGTCTCATTTTCATCCAGAGGTCCACTGATGGATTATTCAAACCTGGGTCCTTATAAGGATAAGCCCGATATTGCTGCCCCAGGTTATACCATAATGGCTGCAAGGAGTAACTTTTCAGCTCCTCCCGGAAAATCCCCATGCTGTCAGGAGAGCGCTCCTCCGGGATACACAGCGAAAAGCGGGACAAGTATGGCTTCTCCACATGTGGCGGGTATTGCCGCATTGTTGCTTGAGAAGAATAATGATTTGACAACCAGTCAACTGATTGACCTGATAAAAAATAATGTTGCCACCACAGACCAGCCTCTTGATCAAAATGAATATGGCTCCGGCATAGTAGACGCTAAATCGGCTTATGACGCAGTACCTTAA